A DNA window from Cryptosporangium phraense contains the following coding sequences:
- a CDS encoding pilus assembly protein TadG-related protein encodes MLPRHPCTGQRVASQRWAGHRLPTGESGQATAFLAVLVVALLLLAGLVLDGGTALAARTRALDAAQSAARAGAQQLDLPLYRATGQVRLDPYRAERAAQNFLAAAGIPGQVTTTTGAVTVTTRTDRPTQLLQLVGVDSLHATGTATAIPTTPGEQP; translated from the coding sequence GCGATGGGCCGGGCACCGGCTCCCGACCGGGGAGTCCGGTCAGGCCACCGCTTTCCTCGCCGTCCTCGTCGTCGCGCTTCTGCTCCTGGCCGGTCTTGTCCTCGACGGCGGCACCGCCCTGGCCGCGCGCACGCGAGCGCTGGATGCCGCGCAGTCCGCGGCGCGGGCCGGCGCCCAGCAGCTCGACCTGCCGCTCTACCGAGCGACCGGCCAGGTGCGTCTGGACCCCTACCGAGCAGAACGCGCTGCGCAGAACTTCCTCGCCGCCGCCGGTATCCCCGGACAGGTCACCACCACTACCGGCGCGGTCACGGTCACCACCCGCACCGATCGGCCGACTCAGCTGCTGCAACTGGTGGGTGTGGACAGCCTGCACGCCACCGGGACGGCCACTGCCATCCCCACGACCCCTGGCGAACAGCCATGA
- a CDS encoding BTAD domain-containing putative transcriptional regulator has protein sequence MSRTRVLADYDLDSPVQLREADTLADPLTPMLVVGGALTAPERTHAVLTAGARVDIHGLLLGAWPPSRTLRVADDGTTTDPPGNAARPDRPAPVSDFGRLSTLTAEQFLDVLTTLAEAHSGEPPEAPRSVDSTSGPVTADRGTTPIAISHDGIHVVADPTDESDGAAPGIGAAPVTPSEPVPVPVTHGDGASISSRRPSPADASTSVTSTAVTSPAGPESEQPNSATDDEQHTDEQHDEEPHPAPLPSSDRGEAPGHHPPDSTLPLPITVLGGLQIGPPGTEIRGPIRSNSLQALVYLVVHDGHASLDALRADIASDAALSQSGQHIYSAVSDLRGMLDQAGGPAERIPPRRRRYELKRSTVTVDLWEMQAALTDATAAETTDTRIAALRRAVAYYTGPLVDGHEWEWIEPYREAVRRQAIDAYVALAETLTDGDPREALTVLLTAITHAPYNEELYRRAMTLYAQLGNAPAIRDLRRVLTRQLHDLDAAPSNQTSELADRLLAQLRPRPARPSRPTGTRRK, from the coding sequence TTGAGCCGGACCCGCGTCCTGGCCGACTACGACCTCGACAGCCCGGTCCAACTCCGCGAGGCGGACACCCTCGCCGACCCGCTGACACCGATGCTCGTCGTCGGCGGTGCGCTGACCGCGCCCGAGCGCACCCACGCCGTACTCACCGCCGGCGCCCGCGTCGACATCCACGGTCTGCTGCTCGGCGCCTGGCCCCCCAGCCGCACCCTGCGCGTCGCCGACGACGGAACGACCACCGACCCACCCGGCAACGCGGCCCGACCCGACCGGCCCGCCCCGGTCAGCGACTTCGGCCGGCTCTCCACCCTCACCGCCGAGCAATTCCTCGACGTGCTCACCACTCTGGCCGAAGCCCACAGCGGCGAACCCCCCGAAGCCCCCCGCTCAGTCGACTCCACGTCCGGGCCGGTCACCGCCGACCGCGGCACTACCCCCATAGCCATCTCCCACGACGGCATCCACGTGGTCGCCGACCCCACCGACGAGAGCGACGGCGCCGCCCCTGGGATCGGCGCGGCGCCGGTGACTCCATCGGAGCCGGTTCCCGTACCGGTCACCCACGGCGACGGGGCCAGCATCTCGTCACGCCGGCCGAGCCCGGCCGACGCGAGCACCTCAGTCACCAGCACCGCGGTCACCTCGCCCGCCGGGCCGGAGTCCGAACAGCCGAACAGCGCCACAGACGACGAACAGCACACCGACGAACAACACGACGAGGAGCCGCACCCCGCGCCGCTTCCTTCGTCAGACCGCGGTGAGGCACCCGGCCACCATCCACCGGACTCCACGCTCCCGCTGCCCATCACTGTCCTCGGCGGCCTGCAGATCGGGCCACCCGGGACCGAGATCCGCGGGCCGATCCGCAGCAACAGCCTGCAAGCCCTCGTCTACCTCGTCGTCCACGACGGACACGCCAGCCTTGACGCGCTCCGCGCCGACATCGCCTCCGACGCCGCGCTCTCGCAATCCGGGCAGCACATCTACAGCGCCGTCAGCGACCTGCGCGGCATGCTCGACCAGGCCGGCGGCCCCGCCGAACGCATCCCGCCGCGCCGCCGCCGCTACGAACTCAAACGCAGCACCGTGACCGTCGACCTGTGGGAGATGCAGGCCGCGCTCACCGATGCCACCGCCGCCGAAACGACCGACACGCGGATCGCCGCGCTGCGCCGGGCGGTCGCCTACTACACCGGGCCGCTGGTCGACGGTCACGAGTGGGAATGGATCGAGCCCTACCGCGAAGCCGTCCGCCGGCAAGCCATCGACGCCTACGTCGCGCTCGCCGAAACCCTGACCGACGGCGATCCCCGCGAAGCGTTGACCGTGCTGCTCACCGCGATCACCCACGCCCCCTACAACGAGGAGCTCTATCGACGCGCGATGACCCTCTACGCCCAGCTGGGTAACGCCCCGGCGATCCGTGATCTGCGGCGCGTGCTGACCCGGCAGCTGCACGACCTGGACGCCGCGCCCAGCAACCAGACCAGTGAACTGGCCGATCGGCTGCTGGCCCAGTTGCGGCCACGTCCGGCACGGCCCTCCCGGCCGACCGGCACCCGGCGCAAATAA
- a CDS encoding site-specific integrase, translating into MSTTSGTLSKQCSCRGPDGRKLGTRCPKLRRAGGTWSPTHGRWSYQRELPADPDRPGRRQLRNRTFAERQDAADELQRVNALLALAAGDPGLGAQIATLLLAVPRDQPMPDRDVVARRIRAGVAPAVEISTGQYLTDWLATRKLKTLTLRSYAGHIRNHLIPHLGHIPVDKLRVEHLQAMVAAIEDRTTGIEIARQSDDPEVRASVKGVPTTGPATLHRIRATLRKALNDAIRVHRLIEFNPAAHLELPPGRRPKARVWTAPAVAAWLATGARPSPVMVWTPAQAGRFLDFAEEHDPDLVALYTLTLHRGPRRGEVVGLPESQLDLDARLMMISTAILVDGYTTITDAVKSQAGDRPVPLDQVSVGALRRYFARRAEWKLAAGPDWPDTGLVFVRPDGRPWHPELVSERFEKLVARAGLPPIRFHDLRHCAATYMKAAGSDLKDIQEVLGHSGIAITGDTYTSVIFELETEMAKADAAAALIPRARAANGPTGTAPAGGRSIGRIGGPPDTGPTGSGTPGGPGVAEGGVAEGGVAEGGADEEGVSPQARAS; encoded by the coding sequence ATGTCCACGACGAGTGGAACCCTGTCCAAGCAGTGCTCGTGCCGCGGTCCGGACGGCCGCAAACTCGGCACCCGCTGCCCGAAACTGCGCCGCGCCGGCGGCACTTGGAGCCCCACTCACGGCCGCTGGTCTTACCAGCGGGAACTGCCCGCCGACCCGGACCGTCCCGGCCGCCGTCAGCTGCGCAACCGCACGTTCGCCGAACGGCAGGATGCCGCCGACGAACTCCAGCGCGTCAACGCCCTGCTGGCGCTTGCCGCCGGTGACCCGGGTCTCGGCGCGCAGATCGCCACGCTGCTGCTGGCGGTGCCCCGGGACCAGCCGATGCCCGACCGGGATGTGGTCGCCCGCCGGATCCGCGCCGGGGTCGCCCCGGCCGTCGAGATCAGCACCGGCCAGTACCTCACCGACTGGTTGGCGACGCGGAAGCTGAAGACCCTGACGCTGCGCTCGTACGCCGGGCACATCCGCAATCACCTGATTCCGCATCTCGGGCACATCCCGGTGGACAAGCTGCGGGTCGAACATCTGCAGGCGATGGTCGCGGCCATCGAGGACCGCACCACCGGAATCGAGATCGCCCGCCAGAGCGACGATCCCGAGGTCCGTGCCAGCGTGAAGGGCGTCCCGACCACCGGGCCGGCGACGCTGCACCGCATCCGCGCCACCCTGCGTAAGGCACTCAACGACGCTATCCGGGTCCACCGACTGATCGAGTTCAACCCCGCCGCCCACCTGGAACTGCCGCCCGGGCGGCGCCCGAAGGCACGGGTCTGGACCGCACCGGCGGTGGCTGCTTGGCTGGCGACGGGTGCGCGGCCGAGCCCGGTGATGGTGTGGACACCCGCGCAGGCCGGTCGGTTCCTCGACTTCGCCGAGGAACATGATCCCGACCTGGTCGCGCTGTACACGCTGACGCTGCACCGCGGCCCGCGGCGGGGGGAAGTCGTCGGCCTGCCCGAGAGCCAGCTGGACCTCGACGCTCGGCTGATGATGATCTCCACCGCGATCCTGGTGGACGGCTACACCACGATCACCGACGCGGTGAAGTCGCAGGCCGGTGACCGGCCCGTGCCGCTGGATCAGGTGTCGGTGGGCGCGCTGCGCCGGTACTTCGCCCGGCGCGCGGAGTGGAAACTCGCCGCGGGCCCGGATTGGCCGGACACCGGGCTGGTGTTCGTCCGCCCGGATGGGCGCCCCTGGCACCCGGAACTGGTCTCCGAACGGTTCGAGAAGCTGGTCGCTCGCGCGGGCCTGCCGCCGATCCGGTTTCACGATCTGCGGCACTGCGCCGCGACCTACATGAAGGCCGCCGGCTCGGACCTCAAAGACATTCAGGAAGTCCTGGGTCACTCCGGGATCGCGATCACCGGCGATACCTACACCTCGGTGATCTTCGAACTGGAAACCGAGATGGCCAAAGCCGACGCCGCCGCCGCGCTCATTCCCCGCGCTCGCGCCGCGAACGGACCCACCGGTACCGCGCCAGCAGGGGGTCGCAGCATCGGTCGCATCGGTGGGCCACCCGATACCGGCCCCACGGGGAGCGGGACCCCTGGCGGGCCCGGGGTCGCCGAGGGCGGGGTCGCCGAGGGCGGGGTCGCCGAGGGTGGGGCCGACGAGGAGGGGGTATCGCCGCAGGCTCGCGCGTCCTGA
- a CDS encoding TRM11 family SAM-dependent methyltransferase, translated as MASAGSAYLSVWATAQATGPVQRRGRYVKESVRHPARMLPAIAAHAVQAYSQPGDLVLDPMAGIGTTLVEAVHAGRDAVGVEYESRWSDIADRNLARAHSQGATGHGAVIRGDATRLLSLVPSVLAGQVSLVITSPPYGPTVHGLVRPEPGAGVAKHDNTYNDGTDKGNLAHQRSLGGLADGFSDILTGCATLLRPGGTVVVTARPWRKNGTLVDLPSAVLAAGVRAGLVPTERCVALLAAVRDGRLVARPSFFQLQSVRKARAAGTPLHLISHEDVLVFTRPNGTNSDVTAGGPREPAPASRTGR; from the coding sequence ATGGCTTCAGCCGGATCGGCGTACCTGTCGGTGTGGGCGACCGCCCAGGCCACCGGGCCGGTCCAGCGCCGGGGCCGGTACGTCAAGGAATCGGTGCGCCATCCGGCGCGGATGCTGCCGGCGATCGCCGCGCACGCCGTCCAGGCCTACTCCCAGCCCGGCGACCTGGTCCTCGATCCGATGGCCGGAATCGGCACCACGCTGGTGGAAGCCGTCCACGCCGGGAGGGACGCGGTCGGGGTGGAGTACGAGAGCCGCTGGAGCGACATCGCCGACCGCAACCTCGCTCGCGCCCACAGCCAGGGCGCGACCGGGCACGGTGCGGTCATCCGCGGTGACGCCACCCGTCTCCTGTCGCTCGTGCCCTCAGTGCTGGCCGGGCAGGTCAGCCTCGTCATCACCTCACCGCCCTACGGGCCGACCGTACATGGCCTGGTCCGACCCGAGCCCGGCGCGGGCGTCGCCAAACACGACAACACCTATAACGACGGCACCGACAAAGGAAACCTCGCCCACCAGCGCAGCCTTGGCGGCCTGGCCGACGGGTTCAGCGACATCCTGACCGGCTGCGCCACCCTGCTGCGCCCGGGCGGCACCGTCGTGGTCACCGCTCGGCCGTGGCGCAAGAACGGCACCCTGGTCGATCTGCCCTCCGCGGTCCTGGCCGCCGGCGTCCGGGCCGGACTCGTGCCGACCGAGCGCTGCGTGGCGCTGCTGGCCGCCGTCCGCGACGGCCGCCTGGTCGCGCGTCCCTCGTTCTTCCAACTCCAGTCCGTCCGCAAAGCCCGCGCGGCAGGGACCCCACTACACCTGATATCCCACGAAGACGTCCTGGTGTTCACTCGGCCGAACGGGACAAACTCGGACGTAACTGCAGGTGGTCCTCGTGAACCCGCCCCGGCCTCCCGGACCGGACGCTGA
- a CDS encoding PrgI family protein: protein MPADVDAPDTAAYGLTFRQLAILAVAALLAYTGWSALRAVLPVPLLAAGCGVVAVVAVVLALGRRDGLPMDQWLRAAIRHGRAPHALSTLEQAQPAPPWVQTLPRPRIPLPAPLRLPATAIDADGQIHLTAGLDAAIVAATTVNLALRTPDEQTALIEGWGRWLNSLAAPAQVVVTAQPVDLRSHARHLEDTADRLDDPVLADACADHAAFLHELADRRDPLRRQVLLVTPAPTSAGVSRVPRNRRSSRPSRSTTAPGAHDRVPGTRAARRRAEDTARALSGLGVTARVLDGDAATEALAASADPYRPPRARGIAAPDALTTGPPMRRTRSR from the coding sequence ATGCCGGCCGACGTCGACGCACCGGACACCGCCGCCTACGGCCTGACCTTCCGGCAGCTGGCCATCCTGGCCGTCGCGGCGCTTCTCGCCTACACCGGCTGGAGCGCGCTGCGCGCAGTTCTGCCGGTTCCGCTGCTGGCCGCCGGTTGCGGTGTCGTGGCCGTCGTCGCGGTGGTCCTGGCGCTGGGCCGCCGCGACGGCCTGCCGATGGACCAATGGTTACGCGCCGCGATCCGCCACGGACGCGCCCCGCACGCGCTCTCGACCCTCGAGCAGGCACAGCCCGCGCCGCCGTGGGTGCAGACGCTGCCCCGGCCGCGGATTCCGCTGCCCGCTCCGCTGCGCCTACCGGCGACCGCTATCGACGCGGACGGACAGATCCACCTCACCGCCGGGCTCGACGCGGCGATCGTCGCCGCGACCACCGTCAACCTCGCCCTGCGCACCCCCGACGAGCAGACCGCGCTGATCGAGGGCTGGGGACGGTGGCTGAACTCCCTGGCCGCGCCCGCGCAGGTCGTCGTGACCGCCCAGCCGGTCGACCTGCGCTCCCACGCCCGGCACCTCGAGGACACCGCAGATCGCCTGGACGACCCGGTGCTCGCCGACGCGTGCGCCGATCACGCCGCCTTCCTCCACGAGCTGGCCGATCGGCGCGATCCGCTCCGCCGCCAAGTCCTGCTCGTCACCCCCGCCCCCACCTCCGCCGGCGTCAGCCGCGTTCCGCGCAACCGGCGTTCGTCCCGCCCGTCGCGCTCCACCACGGCGCCCGGCGCCCACGACCGCGTCCCCGGGACGCGTGCGGCACGACGCCGCGCCGAGGACACCGCCCGGGCTCTGTCCGGGCTCGGCGTCACCGCCCGCGTGCTCGACGGGGATGCCGCCACCGAGGCCCTCGCCGCCTCCGCCGACCCCTACCGGCCGCCTCGCGCGCGCGGCATCGCCGCGCCGGACGCCCTCACCACCGGCCCACCTATGCGAAGGACACGATCGCGTTGA
- a CDS encoding VirB4 family type IV secretion system protein, giving the protein MAAGVAPTGVEVTARHLRAGDGYAATLVVTGYPAEVGPAWLEPLLSWPGRLDLALHIDPLPAPVAAARLRTQRARYHSTLRVDAARGRLPDPSLEASAEAATDLAERLARGEAKLFRVGLYLTVHARTEPELADACAQVRAAAASVLLDVQPATWRHLAGWTTTLPLGVDLLRAHRTMDTQALAAAFPLASPDLPAPLPGDPPTSGGVLYGINPDSGGIVWWDRWAQENHNAIVLARSGAGKSYFVKLDIARNLYHGVQVAVIDPEDEYRHLAATVGGTVVQLGAPGVRINPFDLSPGPARADAVTRRGLFIHTLIGVLLGAAPATDERAALDRAILAAYREAGITADPATHRRPAPQMGTLVAALCADRDPAGGALAGRLTPWVEGNYATLLNGPTTTAPSGQLVVWSLRQLPDELRAAGTLLALDAIWQSIDNPTHSGTGAYDTSTVDTRTHTAEGGRPVRRMVVVDEAWLLLRDGEGAKFLFRLAKAARKRNAGLTVATQDVADILSTDLGQAVAANSATQILLKQAPQAIDAIGAAFGLTAGERRALLAARTGTGLLLSGTYRVGLEVVASPAEHRMATTTPAELAELHHNELFDGELDDTDLPDTDLPDTGLPRTGRASTERGDTADSVFSGSPRLRADASAGARRWPR; this is encoded by the coding sequence CTGGCCGCCGGCGTCGCCCCCACGGGAGTGGAAGTCACCGCCCGGCATCTGCGGGCCGGCGACGGCTACGCCGCGACTCTGGTCGTCACCGGCTACCCCGCCGAGGTCGGCCCGGCCTGGCTCGAGCCCCTGCTGTCCTGGCCCGGCCGCCTCGACCTCGCTCTGCACATCGATCCGCTTCCTGCGCCGGTCGCGGCTGCCCGGCTGCGCACCCAGCGCGCCCGCTACCACTCCACCCTGCGCGTGGATGCCGCCCGCGGCCGGCTCCCCGATCCGTCGCTCGAGGCGTCCGCGGAAGCCGCCACCGATCTGGCCGAACGCCTCGCGCGCGGCGAGGCGAAACTGTTCCGCGTCGGCCTGTACCTCACCGTCCACGCCCGCACCGAACCGGAACTGGCCGACGCGTGCGCGCAGGTCCGCGCCGCCGCCGCATCCGTGCTCCTCGACGTCCAACCGGCCACCTGGCGGCACCTGGCCGGGTGGACCACCACCCTGCCACTGGGCGTCGACCTGCTCCGCGCCCACCGCACCATGGACACCCAAGCCCTCGCGGCCGCGTTCCCGCTCGCCTCCCCCGACCTGCCCGCCCCGCTGCCCGGAGACCCACCCACCAGCGGCGGTGTGCTGTACGGGATCAATCCCGACTCCGGTGGCATCGTGTGGTGGGACCGGTGGGCGCAGGAGAACCACAACGCGATCGTGCTGGCCCGCTCCGGCGCCGGAAAGTCCTACTTCGTCAAACTCGACATCGCCCGCAACCTCTACCACGGGGTGCAGGTCGCGGTGATCGACCCCGAAGACGAATACCGGCACCTTGCCGCGACCGTGGGCGGCACCGTCGTGCAGCTGGGCGCCCCCGGTGTCCGGATCAACCCCTTCGACCTCTCACCCGGACCGGCACGCGCCGACGCAGTCACCCGGCGCGGACTGTTCATCCACACCCTCATCGGCGTCCTGCTCGGTGCGGCACCGGCCACCGACGAACGGGCCGCCCTCGACCGGGCGATCCTGGCCGCCTACCGCGAAGCCGGCATCACCGCCGATCCGGCCACCCACAGGCGACCCGCCCCGCAGATGGGAACCCTGGTCGCGGCGTTGTGCGCCGACCGCGACCCCGCCGGGGGCGCCTTGGCCGGACGCCTCACGCCCTGGGTCGAGGGCAACTACGCGACCCTGCTCAACGGACCGACCACCACCGCCCCGTCCGGGCAGCTGGTCGTGTGGTCCTTGCGGCAACTGCCCGATGAACTACGCGCGGCGGGCACCCTGCTGGCCCTCGACGCGATCTGGCAGAGCATCGACAACCCCACTCACAGCGGCACCGGCGCGTACGACACCAGCACGGTCGACACACGCACGCACACGGCCGAGGGCGGACGGCCGGTCCGGCGGATGGTCGTCGTCGACGAGGCATGGCTGCTGCTCCGCGACGGCGAAGGCGCCAAGTTCTTGTTCCGGCTGGCCAAGGCCGCCCGCAAACGCAACGCCGGGCTCACCGTCGCCACCCAGGACGTCGCCGACATCCTGAGCACCGATCTCGGGCAGGCCGTCGCGGCCAACTCGGCCACCCAGATCCTGCTCAAGCAGGCCCCGCAGGCCATCGACGCGATCGGTGCGGCCTTTGGGCTCACCGCCGGCGAACGCCGGGCCCTGCTGGCCGCCCGGACCGGCACCGGGCTCCTGCTGTCCGGGACTTACAGGGTCGGCCTGGAGGTCGTCGCGTCGCCCGCCGAGCATCGGATGGCCACCACCACTCCCGCCGAACTCGCCGAGCTTCACCACAACGAACTGTTCGACGGAGAGCTCGACGACACCGACCTCCCCGACACCGACCTTCCGGACACCGGCCTTCCCCGCACTGGCCGTGCCAGCACTGAGCGCGGCGACACCGCTGATTCGGTATTTTCTGGTTCGCCGCGGCTGCGCGCCGACGCGTCGGCCGGGGCGCGGAGGTGGCCGCGATGA
- a CDS encoding type IV secretion system DNA-binding domain-containing protein — MIGHQRLHPALASFIATSPGPSGPGDVVPGVPGPSRWVLEAIGWAMHRPWLLAVAAGVLVIHALARIALARWRHTRHATGARVVTIAPPPEVEEHAAEALWANLAGTLLPSRRRRWLTGAPHVVWEYLWTGRRLQIRIWVPGTVPPGAVEAAVRAAWPSSAVATEPAGPPLPLDAPAAVGGLLLPTASDRLPFDADQPADPLRALIAAGSQLRPGEQACVQVLARPATPRQTTRARATARRMRQGQTTGLAVNPAAPLLWLVELFLPSAPRRSTTGARPTSAAGRDPGIERDVRAVLDKTAGVLWVTSVRYALTASSARAGTDPHPRLGGLGSTIAAAFAVYDGRNRLIRRVPLTGPAHTMAQRRLSGGFLASSDELAAFAALPRDLAVPGLERARAKAVPAPIAVPTGGRGTKVLGDAQVGGHAVALSVPDSRFHTHMIGSTGSGKTTLLAGLALDDIKAGRGTVVIDPHGDMVLDILDRLPASAADRLVLIDPDQPNHAAFNPLQGEDPDLVTDNLVSIFGSIFAKAWGPRMDDVMRVACLTLLRHPAVTLQHIPPLLNSKQFRSEMTVDLDDPAGLGGFWAWYDELTPALRSQVIGPVLARLRSFLLRDFVAQTLRYPRSSFDMRKVLDGGILLVRLPKGALGEDTTKLLGSLILAQVWQAATARSRIPADRRRDASLIIDEAQNFLTLADSLDTMLAEARKYRLALTLAHQDLAQFPRELLAAASANARNKIYFACAPEDARLLARHTLPELDEHDLTHLDAYHAAARLIADGRQTPAFTLRTRPPRPLIGDTEEIRRRVAASVPDQDTSALDALVLKFSQRPRRDAPDRNRRPSAEASGTSS, encoded by the coding sequence ATGATCGGTCACCAGAGACTGCACCCAGCGCTGGCGTCGTTCATCGCCACGTCGCCCGGTCCTTCTGGACCGGGCGACGTCGTTCCCGGGGTCCCGGGGCCGAGCCGATGGGTGCTGGAGGCGATCGGCTGGGCGATGCACCGGCCATGGCTGCTCGCGGTCGCCGCCGGCGTGCTGGTGATCCACGCGCTCGCCCGGATCGCCCTCGCCCGATGGCGGCACACCCGCCACGCGACGGGTGCGCGGGTGGTGACGATCGCGCCGCCGCCCGAGGTCGAGGAACACGCCGCCGAAGCCTTGTGGGCCAACCTCGCCGGGACCCTGCTGCCGTCGAGGCGACGCCGCTGGCTGACCGGCGCGCCCCACGTCGTGTGGGAATACCTGTGGACCGGACGGCGACTGCAGATCCGGATCTGGGTGCCCGGCACCGTGCCGCCCGGCGCGGTCGAAGCCGCCGTCCGCGCCGCGTGGCCCAGTAGCGCCGTCGCCACCGAACCAGCCGGCCCGCCGCTGCCGCTGGACGCACCAGCCGCCGTGGGGGGACTGCTGCTGCCGACCGCGTCCGACCGGCTGCCCTTCGACGCCGACCAGCCCGCTGATCCGCTTCGCGCACTGATCGCCGCCGGGTCGCAGCTACGGCCGGGGGAGCAGGCCTGCGTGCAAGTCCTCGCCCGGCCCGCCACGCCCCGGCAGACCACGCGGGCACGCGCGACCGCGCGCCGCATGCGCCAGGGACAGACCACGGGTCTGGCGGTCAATCCCGCCGCGCCGCTGCTGTGGTTGGTCGAACTGTTCCTGCCCAGTGCGCCGCGCCGGAGCACGACCGGCGCTCGGCCCACCTCGGCGGCGGGCCGTGACCCGGGCATCGAACGCGACGTCCGCGCGGTGCTGGACAAGACCGCGGGGGTGCTGTGGGTCACCAGCGTCCGGTACGCCCTGACCGCCAGCAGCGCCCGCGCCGGCACCGACCCGCATCCGCGGCTGGGTGGGCTGGGCAGCACGATCGCGGCGGCCTTCGCCGTCTACGACGGCCGCAACCGCCTCATCCGCCGGGTCCCGCTCACCGGCCCGGCACACACCATGGCGCAGCGACGCCTCTCCGGCGGATTCTTGGCCAGCAGCGACGAACTCGCCGCGTTCGCCGCACTGCCCCGCGACCTGGCTGTGCCGGGCTTGGAGCGGGCCCGCGCCAAAGCGGTCCCCGCCCCGATCGCCGTGCCCACCGGTGGGCGTGGCACCAAGGTCCTCGGTGACGCTCAGGTCGGCGGGCACGCCGTGGCCCTCTCGGTGCCCGACTCCCGGTTCCACACCCACATGATCGGCTCCACCGGCTCCGGCAAGACCACGCTGCTCGCCGGGCTTGCGCTCGACGACATCAAGGCCGGGCGCGGCACCGTGGTCATCGACCCGCACGGCGACATGGTCCTCGACATCCTCGACCGGCTCCCGGCCTCCGCCGCCGACCGGCTGGTGCTCATCGATCCCGACCAGCCCAACCACGCCGCGTTCAACCCGCTGCAGGGCGAGGACCCGGACCTGGTCACCGACAACCTGGTGTCGATCTTCGGGTCCATCTTCGCCAAAGCCTGGGGACCGCGGATGGACGACGTGATGCGGGTGGCGTGCCTGACCCTGCTGCGGCACCCCGCGGTAACGTTGCAGCACATTCCGCCGCTGCTGAACTCCAAGCAGTTCCGCAGCGAGATGACCGTCGATCTGGACGATCCGGCCGGCCTCGGCGGGTTCTGGGCCTGGTACGACGAACTCACCCCGGCGCTGCGCTCCCAGGTCATCGGCCCGGTCCTTGCGCGGCTGCGGTCGTTCCTGCTCCGGGATTTCGTCGCCCAGACGCTGCGCTACCCCCGGTCGAGTTTCGACATGCGCAAGGTCCTCGACGGCGGCATTCTGCTGGTCCGCCTCCCGAAAGGCGCGCTGGGAGAAGACACCACCAAGCTGCTGGGTTCGCTGATCCTCGCCCAGGTCTGGCAAGCCGCCACCGCCCGCTCGAGAATCCCGGCCGACAGACGCCGGGACGCGAGCCTCATCATCGACGAGGCGCAGAATTTCCTCACGCTCGCCGACTCGCTGGACACGATGCTCGCCGAAGCGCGGAAATACCGGCTCGCGTTGACTCTGGCCCATCAGGACCTCGCGCAGTTCCCCCGCGAGCTGCTCGCCGCAGCCTCGGCCAACGCGCGGAACAAGATTTACTTCGCCTGCGCCCCCGAGGACGCCCGGCTCCTGGCCCGGCACACCCTCCCGGAACTGGACGAACACGACCTCACACATTTGGATGCCTATCACGCCGCCGCGCGGCTGATCGCCGACGGACGGCAAACACCCGCGTTCACCCTGCGGACCCGCCCGCCCCGGCCTCTCATCGGTGATACCGAGGAGATCCGCCGGCGCGTCGCGGCCAGCGTCCCCGACCAAGACACCAGCGCCCTCGACGCGCTCGTCCTCAAATTCTCCCAACGCCCCCGACGCGACGCCCCGGACCGCAACCGGCGGCCCTCGGCGGAGGCCTCCGGCACGAGCAGCTGA